Proteins encoded together in one Benincasa hispida cultivar B227 chromosome 1, ASM972705v1, whole genome shotgun sequence window:
- the LOC120068297 gene encoding pentatricopeptide repeat-containing protein At5g04780, mitochondrial-like, giving the protein MCVMNFSHLNSLRTFLSTPLKPFTPATPFLTSTKFIVNTSIKYISNLRTNDVSGFILNSSSNTSSISYSKLLLQFTASKDVNSGMEIHARMIRLGLCRDIRLRNQLINLYSKCWCFQVARKLVMASTEPDLVSWSALISGYAQNGRSEEALLTFYEMYLLGVKGNEFTFPSVLKACSLTKDLELGKQIHGVALVTGFESDVFVANTLVVMYAKCGEFGDSKKLFEAIPERNVVSWNALFSCYVQIDCFEEAINLFQEMISIGLGPNEFSLSTVLNACAGLEDEDYGMKIHGYLIKLGYDSDPFSANALLDMYAKAGCPEAAIAVFYEIPKPDIVSWNAVIAGCVLHEYNDLALKLFGKMGNFRVAPNMFTLSSALKACAGIGLIKLGRQLHSALMKMDMESDSFVGVGLIDMYSKCGLLQDARMVFDLMPKKDLIAWNSIISSYSNCGYDIEAISLFTMMYKEGLEFNQTTLSTILKSTAGSQAIGFCEQVHAISIKSGYQYDGYVANSLLDSYGKCCLLEDAAKVFEVCPAEDLVAYTSMITAYSQYGLGEEALKMYLQMQDRDIKPDAFIFSSLFNACANLSAYEQGKQIHVHALKCGLLSDVFAGNSLVNMYAKCGSIDDASCIFNEIPWRGIVSWSAMIGGLAQHGHGRKALQLFYQMLKDGIPPNHITLVSVLSACNHAGLVTEARRFFGLMEEWFGIIRTQEHYACMVDILGRVGRLDEAMVLVKEMPFQARAAVWGALLGAARIHKNIELGRQAAEMLLTLEPEKSGTHVLLANIYASTGMWDNVAKVRRLMKDSLVKKEPGMSWIEVKDKVHTFIVGDRSHPRSKEIYVKLDDLWERLSRVGYVPVIETDLHDVEQIEKEQLLWQHSEKLAVAFGLIATPPGAPIRVKKNLRVCIDCHTAFKFISKVVAREIIVRDINRFHQFRDGSCSCGDYW; this is encoded by the coding sequence ATGTGCGTTATGAATTTTTCTCACCTTAATTCTTTGCGAACCTTTCTTTCCACACCTCTGAAACCTTTTACTCCCGCTACCCCTTTTCTCACTTCTACCAAATTTATCGTTAACACGTCGATTAAGTATATAAGCAACCTACGAACCAATGATGTTTCTGGGTTTATTCTTAATAGCAGTAGCAACACTTCATCCATATCCTACTCAAAGCTTTTATTACAGTTTACTGCTTCCAAGGATGTAAATTCGGGCATGGAAATCCATGCTCGTATGATCAGGTTGGGATTGTGTAGAGATATAAGGCTAAGGAACCAATTGATAAACTTGTACTCAAAGTGTTGGTGTTTTCAAGTTGCCCGGAAACTTGTTATGGCCAGTACTGAGCCAGATTTAGTTTCTTGGTCTGCTTTGATATCTGGGTATGCTCAGAATGGGCGTAGTGAAGAAGCCCTTTTGACCTTTTATGAAATGTATTTATTGGGAGTGAAGGGCAATGAGTTCACTTTCCCTAGTGTTTTAAAAGCATGTTCTCTGACAAAGGACTTGGAACTGGGGAAGCAGATTCATGGGGTTGCCTTAGTGACAGGTTTTGAGTCTGATGTGTTTGTTGCCAACACTTTGGTTGTCATGTATGCTAAATGTGGGGAGTTTGGTGATTCGAAGAAGCTATTTGAGGCAATTCCCGAACGAAATGTTGTGTCGTGGAATGCTTTGTTTTCTTGTTACGTGCAGATTGATTGCTTCGAAGAAGCAATTAATTTGTTTCAAGAAATGATTTCTATTGGACTTGGTCCTAATGAATTTAGTCTCTCCACTGTATTAAACGCTTGTGCTGGTTTGGAGGATGAAGATTATGGAATGAAAATTCATGGGTATCTGATAAAGCTAGGATATGATTCTGATCCATTTTCTGCAAATGCACTTCTTGACATGTATGCAAAAGCTGGGTGTCCTGAAGCTGCAATAGCTGTATTTTATGAAATCCCGAAACCCGATATTGTTTCATGGAATGCTGTAATAGCTGGCTGTGTTCTTCATGAGTATAATGATTTAGCTCTTAAATTGTTTGGAAAAATGGGAAACTTTAGAGTGGCTCCTAACATGTTTACTCTATCAAGTGCTCTTAAAGCTTGTGCTGGGATAGGGCTTATAAAATTAGGTAGGCAGTTGCACTCTGCCTTGATGAAGATGGATATGGAATCAGATTCATTCGTGGGTGTTGGATTGATAGATATGTATTCCAAGTGTGGTTTACTGCAAGATGCAAGGATGGTGTTTGATTTAATGCCTAAAAAGGACTTGATTGCATGGAATTCAATTATTTCTAGTTACTCCAATTGTGGGTATGACATAGAAGCTATATCGCTCTTCACAATGATGTATAAAGAAGGTTTAGAATTCAACCAGACCACATTGTCAACAATCCTCAAATCTACAGCTGGTTCTCAGGCCATTGGGTTCTGTGAACAAGTTCACGCAATCTCAATCAAATCTGGTTATCAATACGATGGTTATGTTGCAAATAGTCTCCTCGATTCATATGGAAAATGTTGTCTATTAGAAGATGCAGCAAAAGTTTTTGAAGTGTGTCCTGCTGAAGATTTAGTGGCGTATACATCAATGATTACAGCATATTCCCAATATGGCCTGGGCGAGGAGGCTCTAAAGATGtacttgcaaatgcaagatagAGATATAAAGCCCGATGCATTCATCTTCAGTTCTCTTTTCAATGCGTGTGCAAATTTGTCAGCATATGAGCAAGGAAAACAAATCCATGTCCATGCCCTGAAATGTGGGTTGCTATCAGACGTTTTTGCTGGAAATTCACTTGTTAATATGTATGCCAAATGTGGAAGTATAGATGATGCTAGCTGCATTTTCAATGAGATACCTTGGAGGGGAATTGTATCTTGGTCCGCGATGATCGGTGGACTTGCTCAACATGGCCATGGGAGAAAAGCCCTCCAACTGTTCTATCAGATGCTCAAAGATGGTATTCCTCCAAATCACATAACCTTGGTCAGCGTCCTTTCTGCATGCAATCATGCTGGTTTGGTAACTGAGGCTCGTAGATTTTTTGGATTAATGGAAGAATGGTTTGGAATTATACGGACGCAAGAGCATTATGCTTGCATGGTTGATATCTTGGGTCGAGTTGGGAGATTGGATGAGGCAATGGTGCTTGTAAAAGAGATGCCATTTCAAGCCAGAGCTGCTGTTTGGGGGGCACTGCTAGGTGCTGCAAGGATTCATAAAAATATTGAGCTTGGTAGACAAGCTGCTGAGATGCTGTTAACTCTTGAACCTGAAAAATCAGGAACCCATGTGCTCCTAGCAAACATTTATGCGTCCACAGGAATGTGGGATAACGTTGCAAAGGTAAGAAGATTGATGAAAGACAGCTTAGTGAAGAAGGAGCCAGGGATGAGTTGGATTGAGGTGAAAGATAAGGTGCACACCTTTATTGTTGGAGATAGAAGCCACCCTAGAAGTAAAGAAATATATGTAAAACTTGACGATTTGTGGGAACGTCTGAGTAGAGTGGGCTATGTTCCTGTGATTGAGACTGATCTACATGATGTGGAACAAATTGAAAAAGAACAACTTCTATGGCAACACAGTGAGAAACTCGCTGTGGCTTTCGGGTTAATTGCAACTCCACCAGGGGCTCCCATTCGGGTTAAGAAGAATCTGAGAGTATGTATTGACTGTCATACTGCATTCAAATTCATAAGCAAAGTCGTTGCACGTGAGATTATTGTTAGAGACATAAATAGATTCCACCAATTCAGAGATGGTTCTTGCTCTTGTGGTGATTATTGGTaa